The following proteins come from a genomic window of Pocillopora verrucosa isolate sample1 chromosome 6, ASM3666991v2, whole genome shotgun sequence:
- the LOC131784024 gene encoding TBC1 domain family member 23-like, whose product MAEGGRIDDTGWHTDLVLALSKQKDIDRLRELCKGHKIPAENRADVWKVCLNVVGKPDALSSWDGLLDLNQQDTIRDDCRKQAVKLRLPEDEAEEVARDMEGIITFYCKSRNEKYHPTSGLTEVLAPFMMLELPMNDVYNCFYAMLYKYIPRDCVRDGKPFHLYRLLLQYHDPQLCCFLESKKLWPDMYCQRWLRSLFMVACETNVLRAIWDVYLLEADPFLVFFLMLVMVINGRDMLLEMEHENKTELLETISSIPLQLEEDDIEDFCSLAQHYASRTPQSFRKEYYNQLFGIKTINSNSVSQALCLPVSVSELVEVNQSSKKDGVRFFVVDCRPADQYNSGHLPTAFHLDANLMLQAPSEFATAANALFATQQQSIEAGSAASGEHLCFIGSGREEEDQYVHMVIANFLQKKSKYVSIARGGYQALHELLSDNLSVGLADHTPNTCIVCTPEAFSEDESYHELSRGEQSPSDSRGGLVSMLSSAIKSGTHVTQKIGKYIAESHQPVERHVSEKDRQSKLYRNVQPVFSIDDEDEEGDNGSASSEEETRKEAVNIDTWLHRKDVVASFKCHQIIRSGYLTPSYILLTDVQMFILREIPKRDGWAFIQNRHHLTSVVKITSKRRHPDLITFKYGTSDGETIEVTETERYVIPNAKKATQKIKDRILKLVDES is encoded by the exons atggcggaaggTGGTAGAATAGATGATACAGGATG GCACACAGACTTAGTTTTGGCGCTGTCAAAACAAAAGGATATCGACAGATTGCGCGAACTATGTAAAGGTCATAAAATCCCAGCCGAAAATCGAGCGGATGTTTGGAAG GTTTGTCTAAACGTGGTTGGTAAACCAGATGCGTTGTCAAGTTGGGATGGACTACTTGATCTTAATCAACAGGATACAATCCGGGATGACTGTCGCAAACAAGCTG TTAAACTTCGGCTGCCAGAAGATGAAGCAGAAGAGGTGGCTCGTGACATGGAGGGCATCATAACATTTTACTGTAAATCTCGAAATGAAAAGTACCATCCTACCAGTGGATTAACAGAAGTGCTTGCGCCTTTTATGATGTTGGAGCTGCCCATGAATGATGTTTACAATTGCTTTTATGCAATGCTCTACAAATACATACCCAG AGACTGTGTCCGAGATGGAAAGCCATTTCATTTATATAGACTCCTCTTACAGTACCATGATCCTCAACTGTGTTGTTTCTTAGAATCTAAAAAACTTTGGCCTGACATGTATTGTCAAAGATGG ctaCGAAGTCTCTTTATGGTAGCCTGTGAAACAAATGTGTTAAGAGCCATTTGGGATGTATATCTCCTGGAGGCTGATCCCTTTTTGGTCTTTTTCCTTATGCTTGTGATGGTCATTAATGGCAG agaTATGCTTCTAGAGATggaacatgaaaacaaaacagaactacTAG agACAATTTCTTCCATTCCTTTACAATTGGAGGAAGATGACATTGAAGACTTTTGTTCATTAGCTCAGCATTATGCTTCAAGAACACCACAGTCTTTCAGAAAG GAATATTATAACCAGTTGTTTGGTATAAAAACCATCAACTCTAACAGTGTCTCTCAAGCATTGTGTCTACCTGTCTCTGTGTCTGAACTTGTTGAAGTCAATCAATCCTCTAAA AAGGATGGTGTGAGATTTTTTGTGGTGGACTGCAGGCCAGCGGATCAGTACAACAGTGGCCACCTTCCTACTGCCTTTCACTTGGATGCTAACCTG ATGTTACAAGCTCCATCAGAGTTTGCTACAGCAGCCAATGCATTGTTTGCCACTCAGCAACAGTCTATTGAGGCAGGATCAGCTGCAAGTGGAGAGCACTTGTGCTTTATTGGCTCAGGACGAGAAGAAGAAGACCAGTATGTACACATGGTCATTGCTAACTTTCTTCAG AAAAAGTCCAAGTATGTCAGTATTGCTCGAGGGGGATACCAAG ctCTCCATGAATTATTATCTGACAACTTGTCAGTAGGACTAGCAGACCACACTCCAAACACTTGCATTGTTTGTACACCAGAAGCCTTTTCAGAAGATGAG AGTTATCATGAACTGTCAAGAGGGGAACAGAGCCCTAGTGATTCTAGA GGTGGCCTGGTCAGCATGTTGTCCTCAGCTATAAAATCAGGGACTCATGTAACACAGAAAATAGGAAAATACATTGCTGAATCGCATCAACCTGTGGAAAG ACACGTTAGTGAGAAAGACAGACAGAGCAAGCTATATAGAAACGTACAACCAGTGTTCAGTATTGACGACGAAGATGAAGAAGGAG ATAATGGCAGTGCAAGCTCAGAGGAGGAAACACGCAAGGAAGCAGTGAATATAGATACATGGCTTCATCGTAAGGATGTGGTAGCCTCATTTAAGTGCCATCAGATCATCAGGAGTGGATACTTGACACCAAG cTACATTCTCCTCACAGAtgttcaaatgtttattttacgCGAGATACCTAAAAGAGATGGCTGGGCGTTCATTCAAAACAGGCATCATCTGACTTCAGTGGTCAAAATAACTTCGAAAAGAAGACATCCAGACTTGATCACATTTAAATATGGAACAAGCGACGGAGAAACAATTGAAGTGACTGAGACAGAAAGATATGTCATTCCTAATGCGAAAAAGGCGACGCAAAAAATCAAGGATAGAATACTAAAATTAGTTGACGAGTCGTGA
- the LOC131784025 gene encoding nephrocystin-3-like, translating to MLEKGRNGFFISVHQVVHDVMKSVVKEFCQPNRHVKAAALTSFNQFIETNLTHTWYKEDCVADSKHLIPHLNALALEIGDVLHDFKALNSLYKLGTICRNHSELPAARTYYDTGLKLIEREETHADVDVADIYSQLGIVLQQMGDPNQAREHFMRALNITLNEFGPEHVRVACIYHHLGMVHRALGDLLQVLKYHEQASEICLRKLEPENIGMANTHHHLGNAHFELGNLKEAKEHYDRALEIQLKNVGPDHVYAAFSYCSLGDVHRELGNLIKAKEYYERSLKIRLEKLGPGHVEVAISLNNLGIVHRYMGDLGKAKKHHEHALDIERKKRGPDHVYVANTYHHLGDVQYDLRNLREAKMYYERALHIQLEKLGPDHVNVALLYCSLGDVERQMGDMQRAKKYYEPALDIKLKKLGPKHVLIARTHHLLGMVQRASGDLQKAKKHYYLALDITMNKLGPNHVTVADTHNELGNVQRDLGDLQRAKGHFKRALDIELKRLGLEHVDVAPTYHELATVHQPYTEIRNPRLKRFNCGVDDLDSEVSSVYRDDDCAKCCTIS from the coding sequence ATGCTCGAAAAAGGACGAAATGGATTTTTCATTAGTGTGCATCAAGTAGTGCATGACGTTATGAAATCAGTAGTCAAGGAGTTTTGCCAACCCAATCGACATGTTAAAGCTGCTGCTCTAACATCATTCAATCAATTCATAGAAACTAACCTAACACACACTTGGTACAAAGAGGACTGTGTTGCTGACAGCAAGCATCTCATTCCACACTTGAATGCACTTGCTCTAGAAATTGGAGATGTTTTACATGATTTCAAGGCACTCAACTCTTTATACAAGCTAGGAACAATTTGTCGAAACCACTCTGAATTACCTGCAGCTAGAACATACTATGACACAGGTTTGAAACTGATCGAAAGAGAAGAGACCCATGCAGATGTAGATGTTGCTGATATCTATAGCCAACTAGGTATTGTACTGCAGCAAATGGGTGACCCAAACCAGGCCAGGGAGCATTTTATGCGTGCTCTAAATATCACGTTGAACGAGTTCGGACCCGAACATGTTCGTGTGGCATGTATTTACCATCACCTAGGTATGGTGCATCGTGCCTTGGGTGACCTGTTACAGGTCCTGAAGTATCATgagcaagcctcagaaatttGTCTCAGAAAACTTGAACCTGAGAATATTGGTATGGCGAATACCCATCATCATCTGGGTAATGCACACTTTGAGTTGGGTAACCTGAAAGAAGCCAAGGAACATTATGATCGTGCTTTAGAAATCCAGCTAAAGAATGTTGGACCTGATCATGTTTATGCTGCGTTTTCTTATTGTAGCTTAGGAGATGTACATCGTGAATTGGGGAACCTAATAAAGGCAAAGGAGTACTATGAACGTTCTTTAAAAATTAGGCTGGAAAAGCTTGGACCGGGACATGTTGAAGTCGCGATTTCTCTCAACAACTTGGGTATCGTACACCGTTACATGGGTGACCTAGGAAAGGCCAAGAAGCATCACGAGCATGCTCTAGATATTGAGCGAAAAAAGCGTGGACCCGACCACGTTTACGTAGCAAATACGTACCATCACTTGGGTGATGTACAGTATGACTTAAGAAACCTGCGGGAGGCCAAGATGTATTACGAACGTGCTTTACACATTCAACTGGAGAAGCTTGGACCTGATCATGTCAATGTAGCTCTTTTGTACTGCAGCTTGGGTGATGTAGAGCGTCAAATGGGTGACATGCAAAGGGCAAAAAAGTATTATGAACCTGCGTTGGacataaaactgaaaaagcttggacccaAGCATGTTCTTATCGCACGTACTCACCATCTCTTAGGTATGGTACAGCGTGCCTCAGGTGACCTACAAAAGGCCAAGAAACATTATTATCTAGCTTTAGACATAACAATGAACAAGCTTGGTCCCAATCACGTCACTGTCGCTGATACTCATAATGAATTGGGTAATGTGCAACGAGATTTAGGTGACCTGCAGCGGGCCAAAGGTCATTTTAAACGTGCTCTGGACATTGAATTGAAGAGGCTTGGACTTGAGCATGTTGACGTTGCACCTACTTACCATGAATTGGCTACGGTTCATCAACCTTACACTGAGATAAGAAACCCTAGACTCAAGAGGTTTAATTGCGGAGTTGACGATTTGGATTCTGAAGTTTCATCTGTTTATCGCGATGATGATTGCGCTAAATGCTGTACAATTTCTTGA